A window of the Longimicrobiaceae bacterium genome harbors these coding sequences:
- a CDS encoding FHA domain-containing protein, with protein MSDRPEPASSSALARFGVLAGPRAGEELAIHAPTVTIGQGPQNDVVLTDDSVSRTHARLEYRLGSWLLTDLESTNGTAIDGTKLAPGVPTPLADGVEVRFGGVRLEFREAPGVDPEAARASFREPTAPAEQRARHFRLPLWLFLVILIVVAVAVFLLAGGLSATELSGSVHQMLSGPWERPPVQPATPR; from the coding sequence ATGTCCGATAGACCTGAACCAGCTTCATCCTCCGCTCTCGCCCGATTCGGCGTCCTCGCTGGCCCGCGTGCCGGTGAGGAGCTAGCGATTCACGCACCCACCGTCACGATCGGCCAGGGCCCCCAGAACGACGTGGTCCTCACCGACGACTCGGTCTCTCGCACACACGCCCGACTCGAGTACCGCCTAGGCTCCTGGTTGCTGACCGACCTGGAGTCGACCAACGGAACCGCCATCGACGGGACCAAGCTCGCCCCCGGCGTGCCCACCCCACTCGCCGACGGGGTGGAAGTGAGGTTCGGCGGGGTGCGCCTGGAGTTCAGGGAAGCTCCCGGCGTCGACCCCGAGGCGGCGCGGGCCTCGTTCCGCGAGCCGACCGCGCCCGCCGAGCAGCGTGCGCGGCATTTCCGCCTTCCCCTGTGGCTCTTTCTGGTCATCCTGATCGTGGTAGCCGTCGCCGTTTTCCTGCTGGCGGGTGGGCTTTCGGCCACCGAGCTGAGCGGGTCGGTGCACCAGATGCTCAGCGGTCCGTGGGAACGGCCGCCGGTGCAGCCGGCGACGCCACGATGA
- a CDS encoding protein phosphatase 2C domain-containing protein: MTIAWESAGGSDVGRLRKGNEDTLRMDPERGIFLVADGMGGHAAGEVASEIAASTAEGILGDALAAGVAGEGIDRALVLAFQQAYEAIVQYCRANPHTRGMGTTLTVCVIDPSGTARIGHIGDSRVYRLRDGTLHQLTHDHTWVQREVEAGRLSLEAARAHPLSHILTRVLSEDVEPTVDLHTIDLRPGDLLLLATDGLYNMIDDDAIEAMLGSGQPLTQLTHQLIDAANAAGGSDNVTVVLVGITPAPVKRAAE; the protein is encoded by the coding sequence ATGACGATCGCCTGGGAGTCGGCCGGCGGCTCCGACGTGGGCAGGTTGCGGAAAGGCAACGAGGACACGTTGAGGATGGATCCCGAACGCGGGATCTTCCTCGTCGCCGATGGAATGGGAGGACACGCCGCGGGCGAGGTGGCTAGCGAAATCGCCGCCTCCACCGCAGAAGGGATCCTGGGCGATGCCCTCGCCGCGGGGGTCGCGGGCGAAGGCATCGACCGCGCGCTCGTGCTGGCCTTCCAGCAAGCCTACGAAGCCATCGTCCAGTACTGCCGCGCGAACCCCCATACGCGAGGGATGGGTACCACCCTCACGGTGTGCGTGATCGACCCTTCGGGCACTGCCCGCATCGGACACATCGGGGACAGCCGCGTGTACCGGCTCCGCGACGGCACGCTCCACCAACTCACCCACGACCACACCTGGGTGCAGCGCGAAGTGGAGGCCGGGCGCCTCTCGCTCGAAGCCGCGCGCGCGCACCCGCTGTCACACATCCTCACCCGCGTCCTGAGCGAAGACGTGGAGCCGACGGTCGATCTGCACACCATCGACCTGCGTCCGGGAGACCTTCTGCTTCTCGCGACCGACGGGCTCTACAACATGATCGACGACGACGCCATCGAGGCGATGCTGGGGTCCGGCCAACCGCTCACACAGCTCACCCACCAGCTCATCGACGCCGCCAACGCGGCGGGCGGGTCCGATAACGTCACGGTCGTTCTCGTGGGGATCACTCCCGCGCCGGTCAAACGCGCGGCGGAATAG
- a CDS encoding response regulator, whose product MHRIAGLDLESPPSHPPRQPRVLVVEDDASAAGLLETLLARVGYQVFLARDGAEALRRLEQSPMPDILLLDWMLPETSGVEICRRVRERWNELEMPVLMVTAKTDAESISEAFAAGASDYITKPFLGVELRARVAAHLRVKQLIEERARIDEHLMEREKLSALGLLVSGVAHDLKNPLGGISGYTQLLLEEETDPVRQESLRRIMEEVQRCDRIVGDLLSFARRHPPQRINLDVGEVLRRTLELRERQLQSFGLRTRLDIAEDLPLVSGDPHQLQQVFLNIVINAEHALLHSGESLQITAGRAVSSTGRSDSIEWVVLTFYNDGPPIPPEVLPRIFQPFFTTKAEDEGTGLGLAICQRIVREHGGEMDVESGSDGTTFRIFLPAVEETAIPPRV is encoded by the coding sequence ATGCACCGCATCGCAGGGCTCGACCTCGAATCTCCTCCTTCCCACCCTCCTCGCCAGCCACGTGTCCTCGTCGTGGAAGACGACGCTTCCGCCGCGGGTCTCCTGGAGACACTCCTCGCCCGTGTCGGCTACCAGGTCTTCCTGGCCCGCGACGGCGCGGAGGCTCTTCGGCGGCTCGAGCAGTCTCCGATGCCCGATATCCTGCTGCTGGATTGGATGCTCCCGGAGACCAGCGGTGTGGAGATCTGCCGCCGAGTGCGCGAGCGCTGGAATGAACTGGAGATGCCGGTTCTGATGGTCACCGCCAAGACCGACGCCGAGAGCATATCGGAAGCGTTCGCGGCGGGAGCCAGTGACTACATCACCAAGCCCTTTCTCGGCGTCGAGCTGCGAGCGCGCGTCGCTGCACACCTGCGTGTGAAGCAACTGATCGAAGAGCGCGCCCGGATCGACGAACACCTGATGGAGCGCGAGAAGCTCTCTGCGCTGGGGCTGCTCGTCAGCGGGGTTGCACACGACCTCAAGAACCCCTTGGGCGGGATCTCCGGTTACACCCAGCTCCTTCTCGAGGAGGAGACCGATCCGGTCAGGCAGGAGTCGCTCAGGCGGATCATGGAGGAGGTGCAGCGTTGCGACCGGATCGTCGGTGATCTTCTCTCCTTCGCCCGGCGGCATCCACCCCAGCGGATCAACCTGGATGTGGGGGAGGTGCTCCGCCGAACACTGGAGCTCCGCGAGCGGCAGCTCCAGAGCTTCGGCCTCCGTACGCGGCTGGATATTGCCGAGGATCTCCCGCTGGTGAGCGGGGATCCGCATCAGCTGCAGCAGGTCTTCCTCAACATCGTGATCAACGCGGAGCACGCGTTGCTCCACAGTGGTGAAAGCCTGCAGATCACCGCCGGTCGGGCGGTTTCCTCCACCGGCCGTTCAGACAGCATCGAGTGGGTGGTGCTCACTTTCTACAACGACGGCCCGCCCATCCCACCGGAAGTGCTGCCGAGGATTTTTCAACCCTTCTTCACCACCAAGGCGGAAGACGAGGGTACCGGTCTGGGTCTCGCGATCTGTCAGCGAATCGTGCGTGAGCACGGTGGGGAGATGGACGTGGAGAGCGGGTCCGACGGCACCACCTTCCGGATATTCCTGCCGGCCGTCGAAGAGACCGCTATTCCGCCGCGCGTTTGA
- a CDS encoding HD domain-containing protein, with amino-acid sequence MHRALPPSADEFEVVRDPLWNTIRVDRTAVRIIDTPEFQRLRQIRQLGLAHLVYPGATHTRFDHALGVYHLARRTLRILAERGELEQVSADDLRLVPYAALLHDIGHYPFSHAVEELDPERVPEHHEQLSGRFLRAPALADALAELGEGAVERIELLIRGESDSPLQGLVSGSLDLDKIEYLNRDAMFCGVPYGVVDVDRLLHALTLLRDPETGRLEVGVHAKGLAALESLLFAKYQMFRNVYWHHAVRAATALYLRLVRESVDAGILTAEDLVGRTDEGLLTLIEMRAQAAGERGARVASQWLPAVRYRRLPKRALEISGDVLRDLPFQRWWYDDDALRRRLEDRLAGELGLQPDEVFLDYPEKPRMMGLDLLLLEPGSEPQRLTESGRAGRIDLPRVSDELYHSARVFRVFTTERRELAPGVLVSLLRLDRHSLERRLAEPEPLT; translated from the coding sequence ATGCATCGCGCCCTGCCGCCCTCCGCGGACGAATTCGAGGTCGTTCGGGATCCGCTCTGGAACACGATCCGGGTGGACCGAACGGCCGTGCGGATCATCGACACCCCGGAGTTCCAGCGGCTTCGCCAGATCCGCCAGCTTGGCCTGGCGCATCTGGTCTATCCTGGGGCAACCCACACGAGGTTCGATCACGCGCTGGGCGTGTATCACCTCGCACGTCGCACCCTTCGCATCCTCGCGGAGCGTGGTGAGCTCGAGCAGGTCTCCGCGGACGACCTCCGGCTAGTTCCCTATGCCGCGCTTCTCCACGATATCGGTCACTACCCCTTCTCTCACGCGGTCGAGGAGCTCGATCCTGAGCGTGTGCCGGAACATCACGAGCAGCTTTCCGGGCGCTTCCTGCGCGCCCCCGCGCTGGCGGACGCTCTCGCGGAGCTGGGCGAAGGCGCAGTTGAGCGGATTGAGCTCCTGATCCGGGGCGAGTCGGACTCTCCGCTGCAGGGTCTGGTCTCGGGGAGCCTCGATCTGGACAAGATCGAGTACCTCAATCGCGACGCCATGTTCTGCGGCGTGCCCTACGGGGTGGTGGATGTAGACCGACTCCTGCACGCGCTCACCCTGTTACGTGACCCCGAGACCGGACGGCTCGAGGTTGGCGTGCACGCTAAGGGCCTGGCGGCGCTTGAGTCGCTGCTCTTCGCCAAGTACCAGATGTTCCGGAACGTCTACTGGCACCACGCGGTGCGGGCGGCGACTGCACTCTACCTGCGGTTGGTGCGGGAGTCGGTGGACGCGGGCATTCTGACGGCCGAAGACCTGGTGGGCCGAACGGACGAAGGGTTGCTCACGCTGATCGAGATGCGGGCACAGGCGGCGGGCGAGCGCGGGGCGCGCGTTGCCAGCCAGTGGCTACCCGCTGTCCGGTACCGACGCCTTCCCAAGCGTGCGCTGGAGATCTCGGGAGACGTGCTGCGCGATCTTCCCTTCCAGCGGTGGTGGTATGATGACGATGCGCTGCGCCGGCGGCTGGAGGATCGTCTCGCGGGTGAGTTGGGGCTCCAGCCGGACGAGGTGTTCCTCGACTACCCGGAAAAGCCGCGCATGATGGGGCTGGACCTGCTGCTGCTCGAGCCGGGTTCCGAGCCGCAACGGTTGACGGAGAGTGGCCGTGCCGGACGGATCGACCTACCGCGGGTTTCGGATGAGCTGTACCATTCCGCCCGCGTTTTCCGCGTCTTCACCACCGAGCGCCGCGAGCTCGCGCCGGGCGTGCTCGTTTCCCTCTTGCGACTGGACCGTCATTCCCTCGAGCGCCGCCTCGCCGAACCCGAACCGCTGACGTGA
- a CDS encoding hemolysin family protein yields MPLQSESAGITTEEVLLRLGIAVFLVLANGFFVAAEFALVGARTTRIEAMASKGNAGARMALRAIRHLDHYISGTQLGITLASLGLGWVGESTIASLLIQAFTPLPQPWDVVATHTVAGTIAFALITFMHIVLGELAPKSLAILFPERVSIWTAGPLIAFSRIFSPFIVVLNGSANLLLRMLGLRAPHEAERVHRPEEIEMLLRKTQEHGLMAEEPAEMIRGVFDLSETTAAEVMTPRTEVVAVPITATMDEVADTFLDSGHSRLPVYEQTVDHIIGVVLARDFWRSRRDRRDAGLRQILRPVPFVPETKDLEDLLREMQREGTHIVVVLDEYGGTAGVVTVEDVIEQIVGEIADEHEELFAEIREEDGRIIVSGRALVSDLNERFGLQLPQEEYTTAAGMLMGMLGRIAEEGDRIEFAGGSMEVLSMSGRRIEWLELVLERTADSSAES; encoded by the coding sequence GTGCCCTTACAGTCTGAAAGTGCCGGCATTACGACCGAAGAGGTTCTCCTCCGTCTCGGCATTGCGGTCTTCCTGGTTCTCGCCAACGGCTTTTTCGTGGCGGCGGAGTTCGCGCTGGTTGGCGCCCGAACGACTCGAATCGAGGCGATGGCGTCGAAGGGGAACGCCGGCGCGCGGATGGCGCTGCGAGCCATTCGTCACCTCGATCACTACATATCCGGCACACAGCTAGGTATCACGCTCGCCTCCCTCGGCCTCGGCTGGGTGGGGGAGAGCACCATCGCCAGCCTGCTCATCCAGGCTTTCACGCCACTGCCGCAGCCTTGGGACGTGGTGGCGACGCACACCGTGGCGGGGACGATCGCGTTCGCCCTCATCACCTTCATGCACATCGTCCTGGGGGAGCTGGCGCCCAAGTCATTGGCGATTCTCTTCCCGGAGCGCGTGAGCATCTGGACGGCGGGGCCGCTGATCGCCTTCTCGCGCATCTTCTCGCCCTTCATCGTGGTGCTCAACGGCTCGGCGAACCTGCTCCTCCGCATGCTGGGCCTGCGTGCCCCCCACGAGGCGGAGCGTGTGCACCGGCCCGAGGAGATCGAGATGCTGCTTCGCAAGACCCAGGAGCACGGCCTCATGGCGGAGGAGCCGGCGGAGATGATCCGGGGGGTGTTCGACCTTTCGGAGACGACGGCTGCCGAGGTGATGACGCCGCGGACCGAGGTGGTCGCCGTCCCCATCACCGCGACCATGGATGAGGTTGCCGACACCTTCCTGGACTCCGGACATTCCCGGCTTCCGGTGTACGAGCAGACCGTCGATCATATCATCGGCGTGGTGCTGGCCCGCGATTTCTGGCGCTCCCGGCGCGATCGGAGAGACGCGGGATTACGTCAGATCCTCCGTCCGGTTCCCTTTGTCCCCGAGACCAAGGACCTGGAAGATCTTCTGCGGGAAATGCAGCGCGAGGGAACCCACATCGTGGTCGTCCTGGACGAGTACGGCGGTACGGCGGGGGTGGTAACGGTCGAGGACGTGATCGAGCAGATCGTGGGGGAGATTGCCGACGAGCACGAGGAGCTGTTCGCGGAGATCCGGGAGGAGGACGGGAGGATCATCGTCTCCGGCCGGGCACTGGTCAGCGACCTGAACGAACGGTTCGGCCTGCAGCTTCCCCAGGAGGAATACACCACGGCCGCAGGGATGCTGATGGGAATGTTGGGGCGGATCGCTGAGGAAGGGGACCGGATCGAGTTCGCCGGCGGCTCCATGGAGGTGCTCTCGATGTCGGGTAGGCGAATCGAATGGCTGGAGCTTGTGCTGGAGCGGACCGCCGACAGCTCGGCTGAGAGTTGA
- a CDS encoding molybdenum cofactor biosynthesis protein B: MTTTSSEDHRSKAHARGPVPIAVITVSDTRTESTDVNGQYLRASIEATGHSVADYRVIPDEPAAVVAALEELAGRSRVVVLNGGTGISSRDNTYDAVSALLEKSLPGFGELFRMLSYEQVGAAAMLSRAVAGTYRGVVVFSVPGSPGAVRLAWERLILPELEHVAWEVGR, translated from the coding sequence ATGACGACGACCAGCAGCGAAGACCACAGGAGCAAGGCGCATGCTCGCGGGCCGGTACCCATCGCGGTGATCACGGTCAGCGACACGCGCACGGAGTCCACCGACGTGAACGGTCAGTACCTGCGCGCCTCGATCGAGGCCACAGGACACTCCGTCGCGGACTACCGGGTAATCCCGGACGAGCCTGCCGCGGTGGTCGCCGCATTGGAGGAGCTGGCCGGCCGTTCGCGCGTCGTGGTGCTGAACGGAGGCACCGGGATCTCCTCTCGCGACAACACCTACGACGCGGTGTCCGCCTTGCTGGAGAAGAGTCTGCCCGGGTTCGGCGAGCTCTTCCGGATGCTCAGCTACGAGCAGGTGGGTGCGGCCGCAATGCTATCGCGCGCGGTGGCCGGTACCTATCGTGGCGTGGTGGTCTTCTCGGTGCCAGGATCTCCGGGCGCCGTGCGGCTTGCCTGGGAGCGACTCATCCTTCCCGAGCTGGAGCACGTCGCCTGGGAGGTGGGGCGGTGA
- a CDS encoding NRDE family protein: protein MCLIVFALEARADLPLVIAANRDEYYTRPTAPAAPWPDAPHVIAGRDLQAGGTWLGITTRGRWAAVTNFREPQQQRRDAPSRGRLVADFLLGDLSPAEYLEAIRPRAHEYVGFNLLVGELASVRWFSNRGEGHPLNGAELPPGVYGLSNHLLDTPWPKVVEGKRDLEEALAAGAGPDELMQILLDRTLAAEADLPQTGVPRDLERALSARFIAGVDYGTRCSTVIRVDRDGHVLLLERSFLPPDELELVRHEFELTA, encoded by the coding sequence ATGTGCCTGATCGTCTTCGCCCTGGAGGCGCGCGCGGACCTGCCGCTGGTGATCGCCGCCAATCGGGACGAGTACTATACCCGGCCGACCGCCCCGGCGGCGCCGTGGCCGGACGCTCCCCACGTGATCGCCGGCCGCGACCTGCAGGCCGGCGGAACGTGGCTGGGGATCACCACCCGTGGGCGCTGGGCAGCCGTCACCAACTTCCGGGAGCCCCAGCAGCAGCGGCGCGACGCCCCGTCACGTGGGCGCCTGGTCGCCGACTTCCTGCTCGGCGATCTCTCCCCCGCCGAATACCTGGAAGCTATTCGGCCGCGGGCCCACGAATACGTCGGCTTCAACCTGCTGGTGGGCGAGCTCGCCTCCGTCCGCTGGTTCTCCAACCGGGGTGAAGGGCATCCCCTGAACGGCGCCGAGCTACCCCCCGGCGTCTACGGCCTGAGCAATCATCTGCTCGACACCCCCTGGCCCAAGGTCGTGGAGGGAAAGCGCGACCTGGAGGAAGCGCTGGCCGCCGGCGCCGGCCCCGACGAGCTCATGCAGATCCTGCTCGACCGCACGCTTGCCGCGGAAGCTGACCTCCCGCAGACCGGAGTTCCCCGTGACCTGGAGCGCGCACTCTCCGCCCGATTCATCGCCGGCGTGGACTACGGAACCCGTTGCTCCACGGTGATCCGTGTAGATCGCGACGGCCACGTTCTCCTGCTGGAACGCTCGTTTTTGCCTCCCGATGAGCTCGAGCTGGTCCGCCACGAATTCGAGCTCACCGCCTGA
- a CDS encoding HD domain-containing phosphohydrolase translates to MRRSRPSGGLVAAVITFGLTGAAWGLDGRRRSRRAALVHRTMVELLLNTLCAGDSDTAHHSRRVADLTDVLARTFRLNREARARLRVGALLHDLGKLDGEVAPLVQSDQRLDDRERRVVRRHTLESADILQPLESIHPGISLIVESHHEHWDGSGYPQGLASAQIPLESRIISVADVFDALTQSRSYHAPVQADEALAKLRAEAGTTFDPQVVARLHRPEVWKAWLEIAHEGRAEEQLVATGSYRITRPIRSQRAAVMKRGKGRSSERSTEK, encoded by the coding sequence ATGCGCCGCTCACGACCTTCCGGCGGCCTGGTCGCCGCCGTGATCACCTTCGGCCTGACGGGAGCGGCCTGGGGATTGGACGGACGCCGACGATCCAGGCGGGCCGCCCTGGTCCACCGGACCATGGTTGAGCTGCTGCTCAACACCCTCTGCGCCGGTGATTCCGATACCGCCCATCATTCCCGCCGCGTCGCTGATCTCACCGACGTCCTCGCCCGCACCTTCCGCCTGAACCGCGAAGCCCGGGCTCGGTTACGCGTCGGCGCGCTGCTCCACGACCTCGGCAAACTGGACGGCGAGGTCGCTCCTCTGGTGCAGAGCGATCAGCGGCTGGACGATCGCGAACGGAGGGTGGTGCGGCGCCACACCCTCGAGAGTGCCGACATCCTGCAGCCGCTCGAGTCGATCCACCCGGGCATCTCCCTGATCGTCGAATCCCACCACGAACACTGGGACGGCTCGGGCTATCCCCAGGGACTGGCCAGCGCGCAGATCCCGCTCGAGAGCCGCATCATCAGTGTCGCAGACGTATTCGACGCGCTGACGCAGTCGCGGAGCTACCATGCGCCCGTGCAGGCCGATGAGGCGCTGGCGAAGCTCCGTGCGGAAGCCGGCACCACCTTCGACCCGCAGGTGGTCGCCCGCCTGCATCGGCCCGAAGTCTGGAAGGCGTGGCTGGAAATCGCCCACGAGGGGCGGGCAGAGGAACAGCTAGTGGCGACGGGTAGCTATCGGATCACTCGGCCGATCCGATCCCAGCGCGCGGCGGTGATGAAGCGCGGGAAAGGCCGATCGAGCGAGCGATCCACCGAGAAGTAG
- the lepB gene encoding signal peptidase I — MKESAVRKADTREEARNGRNAEAAKSKNELLEWAKSLLIAVVLFLFIRTFLIQAYTIPSGSMEDTLLIGDYLMANNAIYGAHIPFTSLRIPAIREPQHGDVVVFRPDYNDPVIDVVKRVIGEPGDTIQMIDRVVYRNGEPLEEPYIEPTYLPDQPIDRSGPTGYAWHLKYLPDTVDPETYRPTRDNWGPLIVPPDSFLLLGDNRDESLDSRYVGFIPRDVIRGKAMFIYFSVDRSLDRPFPRFITAARWDRIGRVIR, encoded by the coding sequence GTGAAGGAATCCGCCGTACGGAAAGCGGACACACGAGAGGAAGCGCGCAACGGCCGCAACGCCGAAGCTGCTAAGAGCAAGAACGAGCTGCTCGAGTGGGCGAAGTCCTTGCTCATCGCCGTCGTTCTCTTCCTCTTCATCCGTACCTTCCTCATTCAGGCATATACCATCCCGTCGGGGAGCATGGAGGACACTCTCCTGATCGGCGACTACCTGATGGCAAACAACGCCATCTACGGTGCGCACATTCCCTTCACCTCCCTGAGAATACCGGCTATTCGCGAACCCCAGCACGGGGACGTCGTGGTCTTTCGACCGGACTACAACGACCCGGTCATCGACGTGGTGAAGAGGGTGATCGGGGAGCCGGGCGATACGATTCAGATGATTGATCGAGTCGTCTACCGTAACGGGGAGCCGCTGGAGGAGCCCTACATCGAACCGACCTACCTACCCGATCAGCCGATCGATCGCAGTGGGCCTACGGGGTACGCCTGGCACCTGAAGTACCTGCCGGATACGGTTGATCCGGAAACCTATCGCCCGACCCGAGACAACTGGGGACCGCTGATTGTCCCTCCGGACTCCTTTCTGCTGCTGGGCGACAACCGGGACGAGTCGCTGGACTCGCGCTACGTCGGCTTCATTCCGCGCGACGTGATCCGGGGTAAGGCGATGTTCATCTACTTCTCGGTGGATCGCTCGCTCGATCGGCCTTTCCCGCGCTTCATCACCGCCGCGCGCTGGGATCGGATCGGCCGAGTGATCCGATAG
- a CDS encoding thioredoxin family protein, translating into MAATESTMLELGTPAPHFALPDLEGKLVCIDDFWQSPLLLVAFICPHCPFVRHVRGEIARIGRDYADRGLAMVGIMPNDLERYPQDGPEGMRKEAEEAGYTFPYLLDATQSVARSYRAACTPDFFLFDQERKLIYRGQLDSSRPGNDIPVTGSDLRAAIEAALAGEPVPTEQIPSIGCNIKWKPGNEPDYFG; encoded by the coding sequence ATGGCTGCTACCGAGTCTACCATGCTGGAGCTGGGTACTCCGGCTCCCCACTTTGCCCTCCCCGACCTGGAGGGCAAACTCGTGTGTATCGACGATTTCTGGCAGAGTCCGCTGCTCCTCGTGGCGTTCATCTGCCCCCATTGCCCGTTCGTGCGTCACGTGCGCGGCGAGATCGCGCGTATCGGACGCGATTACGCCGATCGTGGGCTGGCGATGGTCGGCATCATGCCGAACGATCTGGAGCGGTATCCGCAGGACGGACCGGAGGGGATGCGAAAGGAAGCCGAGGAGGCTGGATACACCTTCCCGTATCTGCTGGATGCAACTCAGTCGGTGGCGCGCTCGTATCGCGCCGCATGCACGCCCGACTTCTTCCTGTTCGATCAGGAGCGTAAGCTGATCTACCGAGGTCAGCTCGACTCCAGCCGGCCGGGCAACGACATCCCCGTCACCGGGAGCGACCTCCGCGCCGCGATTGAAGCCGCACTGGCAGGGGAGCCCGTCCCGACCGAGCAGATCCCGTCCATCGGCTGCAACATCAAGTGGAAACCCGGTAACGAGCCTGACTATTTCGGCTGA